The DNA window GTCATCTCTGCATATCACACAGACGAGATGTGTAATCCCATGTGGGTTTCTCCAGGTCGATATGTTTGttgtattcttgtttttttgtatcatttttgAGCTCTTTGTATTGTAAATCCTCCCCAAAACATAAAGCAGTTATCTATTCCCAAGGATGAGAAGGAAgccatttctaaaaaaaaaaaaaaaagctgtagattttttttccccagcagaCGGTTAAATGTTAAACGGAAATTGAAGTCGCCTTTCAATTTTCCGATCCATCCACCACTGTGCCACAGCCAGTGTCGGACGGCAACTAAAAGGCTTGATCTGTCCTTTCAGAGATACTTGTGTTGCGTGTTGTGTTTTCTGCCACCACACAAATGTGGCTTAAATCTCAAAATCCTGTGGACTTCAGAGACATCGATAATCTGCATCAAGTgccaaatgtgaaaaaaaaacggacaaaaaaaagaaaaacctgttttggatgaaaataaaagaacacaaaaaaccaaaagacaaaaaaatgatttttcaaaCTGGGAGAGAAGTGAAAGGAACATTTTTGATAAATTGATTGAATTTTACTTGAATCAATGTGGTGAGTCATGCTACAGTTAGTGGTATGTGAATGTAGATAATTTTTGTATTCTTGCTAATAAAAAGATCGAAAAACAACGCGGCTGCTCTTCTGTCCTGAAACCACCTTGAGTTcagcatttttaaattaatttttttatcacaacactcacactaTAAAATTATACTTTGAAATCTGCAGTGTCTCACATTAACAAAGTGTTTCTTTTCATGGTGAAGAGCAACTCCCCGAAGCATTTAGAAGATTAAgtagcttttttaaaattttcaatcACATGCTGAATTGTCCTCCAAAGTCTTATTGCAGTTGATTCACTTTTCATTACAGTTTCCCTCAAAAGAACTTCATATGcttgacttgttttgtttttgcagcgcTGATTAAAAGTTCATCCCCTCCACACTGCACGCTGCACGCCGTACCTGAGCCTCAAGTCGAGGTGGCACCTCGCAAAACGGTTCCATCTGATTGCTTTCACTGTAACACTTAAGAGAGCGAGCGGAACATTTGCCACTGGGGATTAATCAATTATAAACAAGAGGCTTAATTGAATTGCTTACGTCAATCAAAAGGATAccaaggaaagagaaagaaagagaaaagaaaacgagagaaaagggaagaaaatcAGAAGAATCAAAGTGATAATCTACCTCGATATTGTTTTCCACAACAATGAAAATCCATTCCAACTGTCACAACAAATAACAAAGACCTAACCCTGAAATCATCGGCTCTGGCTCACCTGCTGGGTGGCATTCAACAGTGAAATTGCAACAGAAGATGATCCCATAATTCTCCCAGGATTTTTAGTTttcacataaatacatttatatccTCTGGCATACTGAGCAGAGCACTTCGAATACTGACTCAGGACTTCTCTCTaatctgtctctttgtttttacactcaaaAGTTCTACAGAGGTTTTAGGTTTCTTAATCCCTTTTTGCATCACATCACACCTGGTCCTTGTCTGGATTTCTTCTTACCTGCagctttacattatttttttgatGTTATATGTGATTTattgccctctagtggtcaaaaaaagctttaaacagctttaaaagcTAAAACCTTTACAGTAGCATCAACATGATTAAGagacaaagataaaaacagcagctatGTTGGTTGATCAACTATAAAAGTCCTTGCAGAGGAGAAACTTTTATGTTTTGACTGCTACTTTGGAACACAGTTTGAGGGTTTTATTATTCTTGCTCCTCATGTTGAACTGTCAGAGTGAAGCTTCTCTGGACGCTGTCAGTGACCAAACACCAAACTTCACTGagtatttctacatttttatttctaacatgGAACAGGTTCTCTTATTCTGCTcggggaaaagaaagaagagtaaCAGGGAAGGAGCTCACTGACATTATCACCAGTTACATGCtagaaggtcaaaggtcaatgtgATTTCTATAGTGCTCTTTGTACCAAAGTGTTTCACAGTGAGTATAAACAGAAATGAAGATCTGAAGAGAGCGATTCAAAGATGATCAGTCATCAAAGCTGGAAGAGTTTTTAGAGATTTCATGGACGTGAAAGAGCGTTCTGACATCcaatgtttcacacacaaaagtaAAGACGTTTATTCAGAAGTTAATACATCTTTCATgcatgacaaaaacatttgaaagagttttttttaatcttattgaACATTTAAACGATTGAAAACATGGTGATGACCCTTGGCGCTGGCGTCAGTGTGTGAGAAGTCCAGGAGGCGAGTTGATCGGGCTCTagtaccacccgacgtccctgacgcccagcctccaccataaGACTGAGTTGTCCCCACAACCACTGCCGTCCTCTTTCATGAACGGCCTTCTCCGACCTCCACTTCAgctgcaaggaagtgtggacaacaggaagatgacgacaaagaaacaaagaagaagaagagaggagacacaaGGAGAAGAAAGTAGTTTAGCTCGTTGAAGCGacagagatttaaagaaacagttttcTCCTCTAAAAGGTGAAGAGGTCAAACTAACCTCTGTCTTTATCATCAACTAAACAAAGATGAACTTTTAATTTGGGGttaaaacttatttaaactcagacaaagacaaaaaggccACTCATTGAACCGGGAAGATTAGACATGTGATGCACTCTGTAGCCTCTAGGGGGCGACATTACACTGTAACTGGTAACAACAGagtctttcttttaaaatgttcatcccTCCATTAGCAGGGTGTCTCCTgtagtttttacaggcttacaactgatacagatgatggattttctttgttcctttttcagagcacctgagttattaatttctgtcaggacctaaagacaatttcaaccaaaatgtaaaaattaccaaccctgcctctAAACATTGTCCACGTATTTGTTCAGTTAAGACACTGTGCTGGAGTTTGCTTGGCCCGCGGCCGCGGGAGAAATCTCGCGTGAGAgttctccctggcccccggtctcaggggtgcgTGAGAGCCAGGGCGGCCGCGGGAGAACTCTCGcgcacccctgagaccgggggccagatctttccctctttccctctttccctcccgTCAAAAGCCATAAAAGAGCAGCAAattatacaaaagaaaaatgtatattttatatgTACATTTTGGCCACCaagcatttaaagggttacaatcctgaaaataattgaatgtttggtagttttgagcaagttgaaagttgtttaacttcacagcagaaaaatataaataaatttgaGGAGGGCACAAGGGTTAATGTTCTAGCAGTGGTGTTGTCTTACCTTGATATACTGTAGAAGAAGCTCGTCACAACTCCACCCTCCGTACACTTCCCTGTCAAAGTCAATTAGAATGATTACAGCCAAAACCAGCTTAAAATGCCGtctgaaaaacatcagtgattaACGTATAAGATGGACGAGGCAGCAGAGATATATTccaatacagtttaattcatgaTACACCATCACAAAGCAATCTctgtcttaaaataaaacatgtttgtatttattgtttcaaTATTTCAGCCCTCATTTTCTTGTCGTGAattttcacatttgtttgaATCTTATACACTTGTATGACGGAGGATTTGGGCCTCGTtaaatctcgtaaatttacagctttattcacatgtttaatctcatttcagatttttattttttttgcatggccctaatcctccgtcgcaCACTTTTATATCGTAAAATGGGTTTTTGATGAAAGCCACACCTTCTCATAGACTGAAAGGGAAAGTCTGCAGTCGTATTTCTTGTGCAGGTCCAGGAGATGACGGAAGTGAGACACCAGGGACTTGAGATTCTCCACCTCTTTGGAACCATGATTATcctctttaaaaagaacaaaattaaaacaaaggtcAGGGTAGGCTATAGGGCTGTGCAAGTAAGTGCAGTTACATCGTTTTCCGAATGAAAGGATTTGCAACAATCACATCGCTATAGTCAGAATTCATCGcaagaaaatgttatttatgcAGAAAAGCAATGGGCCCGGCAGAATTTAGGTGCTCTGAAGCCTTTGGCCATCAGAGGTTACTGAGATCATAGTCCACCAGGTCACAAGAGGAAAATATTGTTCATCCACTTCTTCATCCAGCACACTTCTTATTAgcatcacttctgtttttctttcaagtcGCTGCACCCACTCTTTTAGGAGATTTATTTATAGTGCCCTGGTGTTGATACCTGGTATGTAGTTGGCCCAAGTTCCTTTAGGATGTGGAATGGCCCTTGCCATTTAGCCAACAGTTTGTTGGCATCACTAGGTAGGAGCACCAGAACTTTCTGTCCTGGTTCAAGGATCTCTGCCTGGTTGACTTGTCGTACCTGgacttctgttgctgctgggcGTCTTCCATATGCGATTGGGCCAGCTCACTCGTTTTCTCCAGCCACTCTCTCATCTGGATGACACAGGATGCAACGCAGGAAAAAggccagaaaacaaaagcagaaaaaaaaacagcaaaatacaaaagcaaatattacagattttgtgtgtacattttgtccACAAAGGTATCCAATAATGGGTAGTGTTTGAATTGAAGCTCTGGGGGGTGTTTTAGCAGATGTTATTTGGCACTGAGGTCAACTTCCACAAACCGGAGCAACATGTCTGCACAGGCCAGGCCAGTGGAAATGGTTTTTAATGCAAGCTGTGGTTTTGTGGGCCCAGGTGGCCAGCCCAGAGAACTGAGTGCTCCAAGGCAAGTATGGCATTTCTAGCTGCTTGGGGAACCACTAGCTGCAACGCTGACTTTTGTTGACGATAGAGGATGCCATTTTGCAGGATATTCTCATCACTTATGATGTCTAACTCCTCATTGAAAAGGAGCTCATTGGATTGCATGGCCtgcattctgtttacccgcactGGATGCTTCCCCCTGTTGGAACTGTTGGGCTGGTTTGTGGCGGTCCTTTGTCATCCTCCATACATTGTAGCTCCATGGTTGACCCTTTTTCCGTGCAGCTTACAAAGACGTCGGCCAGCTTGGCAGCCTCCGTTGCTGAAACTGTGTCACGCTCTTTGATCGATACCTGAAGCTCAGGGGACAACATTCTCAAATATTGTTGTAGGATGGTTATTTCACTTACTTCTTGGATGCTTTTACCTTTTGGCTGGATCCATTTCCCAAAGAGCTCCTtgagcatcacacacacaactcttTAGGGCTCTCATCAGGGTTGATGTCCAGGGAGCAGAATCTTTGCCTGTAAGTCTCAGGATTAATGTAATTTTTAGCAAGAATGGCAGACTTTACCCATTCATAATTAAGAGAGTCATCAATGTCCATATGCACATAAGTACCTTTagtttacaaaccaaattaTAAGAACTAGGCCTATAAAAGAGGTCAACTTAATATAACTTAGGATGGGCTGCCGCTGCATCGAGCGTAACTATCAAACCCTTGATATTTCCTCTGCTTTAAGACTTCATATACTGGACTGTGTGTATCATGGTGCATTCAATTACAAACTCAGTGAAACACTTTATGTTCTGAAGTCGATTGGACTGATTCAAGCACAGCTCAGactttgctattttttttaatcataaagcCATTTTATGCAAAATTCAGAAATACCTTTCATGaacttcatatatatatatatatattaataaggTTGGGGACCCCTACAGTCCTTTCTTTAGTCACCACATATACATGGAGGTGTTGTCTTTTGTCTTCGGGGTTCCTTTGTGATTATTCTTGTTTCAGTGACCCAGACAGGGTCTTCACAGCTAAACCATCAATATAAAGATAAAGTCGACTTCCTGACTTTGGACGGCCTTATATTTCTGAATAAATATGTAGAGTGTTAAAACACATCATGTCTTTAATCCTTGGATGAAGACACAAAGCTGAATGTGACTTTATCATTTGAAGGTTTACTTGTCGAAAAAACAGGGAACTTTTTGTGATGATACAAACTGACATGAAACAATTCAAGCTTCATagaaataaatgtcttttttcatgaaatactAGCAAATCCAAAACAGAAGACctaatttatttgtttctgaTTTTAGTGGACTGCTGGGACGGACCTGACGACCTGCCGATCATCTACCACGGCCACACGTTAACCTCAAAGATTAAATTCCTGGATGTTCTGCACACCATCGAAGAACACGCCTTCATCACGTCCGAGTGAGTGGGTTAGGATCGACGTCACTGACACTTTTCATacgttaaaaatgtaataagatCGCAGTTTTAAAGACCTTCACCTGCCTCCTGTTTCCTGTAGCCACCCTGTGATCCTGTCAGTCGAGGACCACTGCAGCGTGGTCCAGCAGAGGAACATGGCCACGCACTTTAAGAAAGTGTCCGGAGATCTGCTGCTCACCAAGCCCGTCGATAACAACGCAGAGGAGCTGCCGTCACCCTACCAGCTCCGCAGGAAGATCCTCATCAAGGGAAGGCGGGCAAATTCACATCTACTGGAAGTTATGGAGGAAGTAAGTGACTGAATGTTAGCAGACTGAGTCTGTCATAAAAGAGCGATTGGCCTGTGTTATTCCTACCTCTGCCTGTAaatggagggggaggggcaacACTAACCAGGTCATCCAGGCTCATGAGAGGAGGCGGGACGGTGAAAGTGAAAGTGTTCAGTTAGTAAAGAGTCCATTTTAAATTGACAGCACCAGAGAACTAAAGAGTGAAGCGGGGTGAGTGTTTATCCAGAGTTTTTATATCTTCACTTCTGTAGTCTCAGTTTTCTCCTGAGAACTGAACACAGAGcgtttcgtgtgtgtgtgtgtgcgtgtgtgtgtgtcaagctgtttcctgtttcttgtGTGTTAATCGCTCAgggagtgtttctgtttttcctctcagactgacttcagatcagaacATGGACGTGTGTTTAGAGGACGGAGCAGAGTCTCCTGAACccagctgtctgtctctgaagaGTGATCGGTCCAAAGGTCGTTATATGAACTTCAGAAACGAACCTTTACCTTCAGCCATAAAGTAAACAAACCTGGAAACCTTCTCGTTATTCACAGCTGTAGCCCTTTTTGTATTTGGCTTCTTTTACAGCATTGTCATCAGAGAGTTGATCAAAGATTCATAGAAATATAaaacttgttgttttctttttgcagattTGAGTcgagcagacagagagcagagtctCCTGTACCCAGCTGTCTGTCTATGAAGAGTGATCAGTCCAAAGATGATCCCATATGCTTCAGTAATGAACCTGGACCCTCAGACACAAAGTAAGTCTTCTTACTAACTCCTTCTCACTTCAGATGTTTCCTTGTAGGGTGGCTCAGTCACCTTGTAAAGCTGTAATCTAATCTAAGAGGACTCTTACAAATCTTTGGACCTGCTCCTTATCCTCCTTCTTATTAGTACGTTTATTACCAACAGAAGATGGCGCTCAGCACGGCCCCTGTTTCAAAGAGTTTGttattgtctctgttttgtcttttccatCATCGTCTGATATGATACTGTGTGGTCATAGGTAAGAAGGTATTTGAGAAACCAGAGAGCCAAAGGAAAAGGCTGTGTGACAGGTAAAGTGTAGAGAAGATGTTAAACTGAGTCTTTactgctttaataaaaaaagaattgcACACAGATCATTAATGTTTCaaaagacagtgagagagaaaatgttgttcTTTAGTCTTTATGAAAGCAGGAGggttaaaacacaagaaacaatcATCTGACTGCAGACTATGAGCTGAATACAAAGATAAGAAAGAAGGCGTTACCTGCTCTCTATGATCATCTGAGTGTTTAGATCGTGTTTGAtaaatcttcatttttttctatcagTCAACGATCAGTTTAGTTCTAAAGACATGTCTTCACAGGGGGACGAAGAGGACTCATGTTATAGAGGAGCAGCCGTCCTGTCCTGTGTGTCAGGACGTCCTGAAGGATCCCGTCATTACCAGCTGTGGACACTGGTTCTGCAGACAGTGCATCACCTCATACTGGGACCAGTCCGGTTCACCAGGAGACTCGTCCTGTCCTCAGTGTGGAGAAAGATCCAGAACAGGACCTGGAAAGCAGCCAGTCAGTCAGAGCAGCACTGAACAAAGTAAGACTGTACACCTTTCTGCTTCTGTGATCTCCTCCTAAAACAGGACTTTTATTagtaaatgtaaaaagtatagtaattaaaactctttttacttcttttacaaaaacatttgaaagcaATAAGCAGattttatctttctctctttcagtaGATAGAGGTCTGCAGGAGGTTTTAGATGAACATAAGGTCAGTCTGAGGAGGAGATGTGAAtgtgtgactgaaggaagtgatgaaacaggaagtagaaccctCCTCAACAGTATCTACACtgagctctacatcacagagggacagagtgaAGAGGTGAACACCCAACATGAGGTGAGACAGATTGAGACAGGCTCTAAAAAGAAGACCCTCCGTGAGATTACAATCCAGTGCCAGGACATCTTTAAAGCCTTAACCGGCCAACAGAAACCAAAGACAGGAGCTCAACCTAACCAACAGAAACCCATCAGAGTGGTTCTGACAAACGGCGTCGCTGGTGTTGGAAAAACCTTCTCAGTGcagaagttcactctggactgggCAGAGGGCTCAGAGAACCAAAACGTCAGTCTGGTGATCCTGCTTTCATTCAGGGAGCTGAACTTGATCAGAGATAAGCGGTACAGTCTTCTTGAGCTGCTCCATGTTTTCCATCCAACATTACAGAAGGTCACAGCAGAGACGCTCGCTGTCTGTAAACTGTTGTTCATCTTTGACGGCCTGGATGAAAGCAGACTGTCATTGGACTTCAAAAACAGGGAGGTTGTGTCTGACATCAAACAGAAGTCATCGTTAAACACACTGTTGACAAACCTCATCAAGGGGAATCTGCTTCCCTCAGCTCTCATCTGGATAACTTctcgacctgcagcagccaatcagatccctccttCATGTGTTCACAGGGTAACAGAAGTACGAGGCTTCACTGACGCCCAAAAGGAGGAGTACTTCAGGAGAAGgttcagtgatgatgaagatctGTCCAGCAGAATCATCTCACACATCAAGACATCCAGgagcctccacatcatgtgtCTGATCCCggtcttctgctggatcactgccACAGTTCTGGAGCACATGAtgagcacagagcagagaggagagctgcccaagaccctgactgaCATGTACTCACACTTCCTGCTGgttcagacaaagaggaagaagcacAAGTATGATGAGGGACGTGAGATGAGTCCACATGAGCTGATGGAGGCTGACAGGGACGTTCTTCTGAAGCTGGGGAGGCTGGCATTTGAACAACTGGAGGACGGAAACATCATGTTCTACCAAGAAGACCTGGAGCGGTGTGGCCTGGATGTCACAGAGGCCTCTGTGTACTCAGGAGTTTGTACAGAGATCTTCAAAACAGAGTGTGTGATCTTCCAGAAAACAGTCTACTGCTTTGTTCATCTGAGCGTTCAGGAGTTTCTGGCTGCAGTGTACATGTTCCACTGTTTCACCAACAGGAACACAACAGTTCTGAAGGCTTTTCTGGAAGAAAAAGAATTGAAAAGATATTCAATCAAGGATATTCTCCAAAATCAACCCATGATGAAATCTAGGAGGTCAGTTACGGATTCTCTGGAGCAAGATTACGATGACAGGAACGACGACTTCCCCGAAGACGACTACCGTGAAGAAGACTTCCGCGAAGACGACTTCCCCGAAGACGACTACCGTGAAGAAGACTTCCGCGAAGACGACTTCCCCGAAGACGACTACCGTGAAGAAGATTTCCGCGAAGACGACTTCCCCGAAGACGACTACCGTGAAGAAGATTTCCGCGAAGACGACTTCCCCGAAGACGACTACCGTGAAGAAGACTTCCGCGAAGACGACTTCCCCGAAGACGACTACCGTGAAGAAGATTTCCGCGAAGACGACTTCCCCGAAGACGACTACCGTGAAGAAGACTTCCGCGAAGACGACTTCCCCGAAAACGACTACAACGACTACGGCAACAGCAAAGACTACGGCAAAAACGACAACGTCAGCAAAGGTGACAATGGCGGCAAAGACGGCAGCGATGACTACACTTCTTTAAAAGTCTTTCTCGGTAGAGCCATGGAGAAATccctgaaaagtaaaaatggtCACCTGGACCTGTTTGTTCGCTTCCTTCATGGACTGTCTCTGAAGTCAAACCAGAGACTCGTAGGAGGCCTGCTGGGTCAGACAGACAACAGTCCAGAAATTATCCAAGGAGTCATCAACAACCTGAAGGAGAAGAACAGTAGAGATATCTCTCCTGACAGAAGCATCAACATCTTCCACTGTCTGACTGAGATGAACGACCTCTCAGTGCATCTGGAGATCCAAGAGTTCCTGAAGTCAGAGAACAGATTAGAGAAGGAACTCTCTGAGATCCACTGCTCTGCTCTGGCCTACATGCTGCAGATGTCCGAGGAGGTTCTGGATGAGTTGGACCTGAAGAAGTACAAGACATCAGACCAGGGACGATTGAGACTAattccagctgtgaggaactgcaggatggcAAAGTAAGTCCAGATGTTTAGAGCTAAACAtctaaaactaaacaaaatcCTCACTGTTCCCCAAATAGTGTTCCACTGTTAATGTTCAGGAGAAATAGTCAGTCgtagtttttatcttttttgccCTGAGTTAAAAAATTGCtttgatagttttttttgtgaacacaAATGGCTGATAGTGTTGATCCCTGAAAAGGGAGATATCAGATGCTATGGGCCCC is part of the Labrus mixtus chromosome 19, fLabMix1.1, whole genome shotgun sequence genome and encodes:
- the LOC132994597 gene encoding NACHT, LRR and PYD domains-containing protein 12-like isoform X1, with the translated sequence MDVCLEDGAESPEPSCLSLKSDRSKGRYMNFRNEPLPSAIKFESSRQRAESPVPSCLSMKSDQSKDDPICFSNEPGPSDTKGTKRTHVIEEQPSCPVCQDVLKDPVITSCGHWFCRQCITSYWDQSGSPGDSSCPQCGERSRTGPGKQPVSQSSTEQIDRGLQEVLDEHKVSLRRRCECVTEGSDETGSRTLLNSIYTELYITEGQSEEVNTQHEVRQIETGSKKKTLREITIQCQDIFKALTGQQKPKTGAQPNQQKPIRVVLTNGVAGVGKTFSVQKFTLDWAEGSENQNVSLVILLSFRELNLIRDKRYSLLELLHVFHPTLQKVTAETLAVCKLLFIFDGLDESRLSLDFKNREVVSDIKQKSSLNTLLTNLIKGNLLPSALIWITSRPAAANQIPPSCVHRVTEVRGFTDAQKEEYFRRRFSDDEDLSSRIISHIKTSRSLHIMCLIPVFCWITATVLEHMMSTEQRGELPKTLTDMYSHFLLVQTKRKKHKYDEGREMSPHELMEADRDVLLKLGRLAFEQLEDGNIMFYQEDLERCGLDVTEASVYSGVCTEIFKTECVIFQKTVYCFVHLSVQEFLAAVYMFHCFTNRNTTVLKAFLEEKELKRYSIKDILQNQPMMKSRRSVTDSLEQDYDDRNDDFPEDDYREEDFREDDFPEDDYREEDFREDDFPEDDYREEDFREDDFPEDDYREEDFREDDFPEDDYREEDFREDDFPEDDYREEDFREDDFPEDDYREEDFREDDFPENDYNDYGNSKDYGKNDNVSKGDNGGKDGSDDYTSLKVFLGRAMEKSLKSKNGHLDLFVRFLHGLSLKSNQRLVGGLLGQTDNSPEIIQGVINNLKEKNSRDISPDRSINIFHCLTEMNDLSVHLEIQEFLKSENRLEKELSEIHCSALAYMLQMSEEVLDELDLKKYKTSDQGRLRLIPAVRNCRMAKLSGCGLSETHCDIMASALKSNPSHLRELDMSLNNDLKDSVVKLLAGLESPNCRLDTLRLKYCSLSEISCSSLASALKSNPSHLRKLDLSDNKKLQDSGVKLLCDYLQSPNCRLKTLRLSECSLSEISCSSLASALKSNPSHLRELDLSGNEKLQDSGVKLLSDYLQSPNCRLETLRLRGCSLSAVSCSSLASALKSNPSHLKELDLRGNNKLQDSDVKLLSDLEKNPNYRLETLSLRW
- the LOC132994597 gene encoding NACHT, LRR and PYD domains-containing protein 12-like isoform X2; amino-acid sequence: MDVCLEDGAESPEPSCLSLKSDRSKGRYMNFRNEPLPSAIKGTKRTHVIEEQPSCPVCQDVLKDPVITSCGHWFCRQCITSYWDQSGSPGDSSCPQCGERSRTGPGKQPVSQSSTEQIDRGLQEVLDEHKVSLRRRCECVTEGSDETGSRTLLNSIYTELYITEGQSEEVNTQHEVRQIETGSKKKTLREITIQCQDIFKALTGQQKPKTGAQPNQQKPIRVVLTNGVAGVGKTFSVQKFTLDWAEGSENQNVSLVILLSFRELNLIRDKRYSLLELLHVFHPTLQKVTAETLAVCKLLFIFDGLDESRLSLDFKNREVVSDIKQKSSLNTLLTNLIKGNLLPSALIWITSRPAAANQIPPSCVHRVTEVRGFTDAQKEEYFRRRFSDDEDLSSRIISHIKTSRSLHIMCLIPVFCWITATVLEHMMSTEQRGELPKTLTDMYSHFLLVQTKRKKHKYDEGREMSPHELMEADRDVLLKLGRLAFEQLEDGNIMFYQEDLERCGLDVTEASVYSGVCTEIFKTECVIFQKTVYCFVHLSVQEFLAAVYMFHCFTNRNTTVLKAFLEEKELKRYSIKDILQNQPMMKSRRSVTDSLEQDYDDRNDDFPEDDYREEDFREDDFPEDDYREEDFREDDFPEDDYREEDFREDDFPEDDYREEDFREDDFPEDDYREEDFREDDFPEDDYREEDFREDDFPEDDYREEDFREDDFPENDYNDYGNSKDYGKNDNVSKGDNGGKDGSDDYTSLKVFLGRAMEKSLKSKNGHLDLFVRFLHGLSLKSNQRLVGGLLGQTDNSPEIIQGVINNLKEKNSRDISPDRSINIFHCLTEMNDLSVHLEIQEFLKSENRLEKELSEIHCSALAYMLQMSEEVLDELDLKKYKTSDQGRLRLIPAVRNCRMAKLSGCGLSETHCDIMASALKSNPSHLRELDMSLNNDLKDSVVKLLAGLESPNCRLDTLRLKYCSLSEISCSSLASALKSNPSHLRKLDLSDNKKLQDSGVKLLCDYLQSPNCRLKTLRLSECSLSEISCSSLASALKSNPSHLRELDLSGNEKLQDSGVKLLSDYLQSPNCRLETLRLRGCSLSAVSCSSLASALKSNPSHLKELDLRGNNKLQDSDVKLLSDLEKNPNYRLETLSLRW